From Candidatus Babeliales bacterium:
GTTGACGACATGACGCTTGAAGGAAGCTTTGGGCTTGGCGGCGCACTGACCGCCCTACTCTTGAGCAACGGCGCAAGCCCACTGATTGCTATACCGTTGGCAATGTTGGCAGCCGGTGTTGCCGGTCTTATGACTGCGCTGCTGCACACACAACTGCGCCTGCAAGTTTTGATGAGCGGCATTATTGTTACCACCGCACTATTTTCAGTCAACCTTTTGTTGGCGGGAGCCAATATTTCACTTGCAGCACACCAAACTATTTTTAAACGGTGCGCATTTATTACTGACTACAAGCTGTTGTTTTTAACACTTTTCGCACTGTGTTGCGTGCTAATCATCAGATGGCTTTTGACAACGCAAGTTGGTTTTTTATTGCAGGCAACGGGACACAACCCACGCGTGGTGCAAGCTTTTGCTAAAAGCCCTTCTCTCTTTCTCACTATAGGCCTGGTACTTGCTAACATGCTGACCGGCCTTGCTGGCTCGCTGTTGGTGCAATACGTTGGCTTTTTCTCAATTTGGTCCAGCGTAGGCACTATTATTGTCACACTGGCAGGGCTCATGCTGGCCGACATGCTGAGCACGCGCGTTAACGCAGCACTGATAGCCGGCGCAATTATGTACCAGCTGGTTATTGCACTCACCTTTGAACTGCAGCTCAACCCAAACTGGAACAAACTGATTACCGCACTGTTTATTGTCACATTGTTGACGGGAAAAAAAATGATGGCAGAAAGGAACTAGCATGATCACACTAAAAAATATCAGTAAAAAACACGGCACAAAAACAGTGCTGACAAACGTACATGCAACTATTGAACGCGGTGATTTTATTGTGATTGTGGGCACCAACGGGTCTGGTAAAACAACCTTGTTCGATCTAATCGCCGGCGCACAAGCACCGACTGACGGCACCATCACACTTGATAACGCAAACATTACAACAACCGATGAAAAAACACGAGCACGCTGGATGGGCCGACTTTTGCAAAACCCTGAACATAATACCGTTGGCACCATGACAGTGGCACAAAATCTTGCGCTGGCACTTTTTGCAAAAGCATCAGCAACGTTGGCAGGTGCGCTTAACATAGTAACGCCAGAAGTTATTGATACCATTCACAAAAATTACGGCGTTGATCTGAAACCACTATTGCAAACGCTCATGAAATCACTTTCTGGCGGGCAACGCCAACTGATTGCATTTATCATGGCAACACTCACACAGCCACGCCTGCTGCTTTTGGACGAGCCAACCGCAGCACTGGACCCACAAAGTGCAACCACCTTGTTGTCATGTGCTCATCGTTTTATGCATCAGCACAACATGACCGCGTTGCTCATTACACACGACCCACAGATTGCGTTAACGCTGGGTAATAAGTTGTGGTTGGTTAAAAACGGAACGGTTACCGTATTTGATCAGGAAACAAAAAAGAATCTCAACCCGCACGATTTGATTGGCAGTATTGATTATGCAAAAATAATCGCATAACAATTTATTGGTAAATAATTTAAGCAAGAAGGGGCTGCATATTTTTATGCAGCCCCTTCTTGCTTAAATTATATCTTTATTTATTCGTATCTTTGTTCTTGTTTTACTGGCGGTACAAGTCGATCATACGCAGCTTTCATTTCTTTAAACTGCTCTGCAGCCTCCGGCGCTTTATTTCTGTCGGGATGAAGCTTCAATGCCCGCACTCGATATGCCTTTTTAATTTGTGCCTCAGTCGCACCTGCAGCCAAACCTAATGCCTCAAGGTCTTGAAGACGCTCTTCTTGGGTGTAAGGCTTTGGAAAGTCAAAACCACCATGGCGACCATAACCACGATCATAATCATAGTTATAATCATCGTCATAATCCCAATACCTCTTCCGAGAATTTTTTTTAAAAGCTTGATCAGCGGCTACTGCAAACTTAGTAAAATCATTACCAACAGAATAAAAATTTACTACAGCAGCCAAAGCAAATAAAATAGGCTTAATCGATTTTTTATCAGCAACAAAAAACTCAGTACCACAACGAGAAAGAGAAGAAACCCCTCTAAACCATTCACGTAACAATCGATCTTCTGCTTTGTCATGCTCACCACCAATCACTGTCAAACTACATATGAATTCTACAACAGTAGTTAAGTAAGCAATTTTACTAGTACTCTTGATATCTTCTTGGTCAATAATAGCTCCAATATCATGGGCAAGTATTTCGGCTTGTTCTTCGTGCTTTTCTTGATTGTCTTTTATTAATGAATACAGCCAATCGACCAAGGTATAAGCATCATACGCCGCCCAAGGATAGGTATAAAGACAACGCTCATTCTTTCTGTTGCTATACAAATCAAAAGCGCCATTCACCAAGCCAAGCGCACTGGCAATTGCTCTATTTTTTTGCGCTAGCTTTGGATCACTTTGTACATGATAAAGAGCTGCCACAGCAAAAGGAAAGCGCAACAACAATGCTGCCACTTGAGCTTGTTGAACAGATGTTAA
This genomic window contains:
- a CDS encoding ATP-binding cassette domain-containing protein gives rise to the protein MITLKNISKKHGTKTVLTNVHATIERGDFIVIVGTNGSGKTTLFDLIAGAQAPTDGTITLDNANITTTDEKTRARWMGRLLQNPEHNTVGTMTVAQNLALALFAKASATLAGALNIVTPEVIDTIHKNYGVDLKPLLQTLMKSLSGGQRQLIAFIMATLTQPRLLLLDEPTAALDPQSATTLLSCAHRFMHQHNMTALLITHDPQIALTLGNKLWLVKNGTVTVFDQETKKNLNPHDLIGSIDYAKIIA
- a CDS encoding J domain-containing protein; the protein is MNVSKRLSLTVVLLSTLVAGTMHAAGRPREKIKPLTSVQQAQVAALLLRFPFAVAALYHVQSDPKLAQKNRAIASALGLVNGAFDLYSNRKNERCLYTYPWAAYDAYTLVDWLYSLIKDNQEKHEEQAEILAHDIGAIIDQEDIKSTSKIAYLTTVVEFICSLTVIGGEHDKAEDRLLREWFRGVSSLSRCGTEFFVADKKSIKPILFALAAVVNFYSVGNDFTKFAVAADQAFKKNSRKRYWDYDDDYNYDYDRGYGRHGGFDFPKPYTQEERLQDLEALGLAAGATEAQIKKAYRVRALKLHPDRNKAPEAAEQFKEMKAAYDRLVPPVKQEQRYE